The window TTTACTTCCACCTCATATTCTCAACACATTGACCTTTCTACGGCCACGTTATATTTttcacatctttgactattcaacagCCACGTCACattttccacattttttactattcaaataaatcttaactccaaatcgcaattaggtcacagagaaatcatgcaattaaaacactcatcaattaatccacatgctccatagcattaaaagcatttaatgcaaaattttataatccgAAAAAATAGGGTTCAAAAAAGCGGGGCGTTACATTTAATATTGTTTGAAATGCctacattatatatatttgaattttcttaaattataagtaataaaggataaatttgtaatgtattaacttaattaattactataaatttgttttaaatataaaatatctaaaatgtccaatatatgtataaaaattgttaatttagtgcattaaatcttaaataaatgttattaCCGGTGAAATTAAGATGGACTGAAttcagtatattatttatagagtcgAAGGTAATCTCATCCTattctataaattatataccatattttgcattttactCACCCAAtctgaatttatattttgtgataattaATGATTGTAGATTTGGAGGTAATAATGAAGACTCATAAAAACCTaagtttgaaatattttactccTAATTAAGTAGGCAAGTGAGTCaatgtttaatttgttaagCAAAAACTCGGGCGCAGAGAATCACTCCTCTCATAACCCGGTTCAATATGTCCGGTCTGACTCATGCATATAAACGATGAGTATTTTCCCTTCCCTAAaatgtttctctctcttatctctatgacaaatattttctctctcatccaaaatcatcaaatcatcGCCTGAGAAGTTCGCCGCCaacctcttttttttttgctgatGGCCGGAACATTGGTACGCGCCGTAGTTCGTTTCTCGTGCTGTGTTGATTTTCTctcgatttttttaattttgattgattgttaTTCGTTTCGTGTCATTTAGGGTATAGAAATTCTGGAAAACATGATTGTTTATCtgctaattttttaattaggtGGTTACACGTAAATTGCGTCGCTAGCGTTTGGAGGAATTGCTGAAATCGGTTGCATTTGAAGCATTTCTGAGTTTCTAGGGTTTTGTGTTAGTGGTTGGGGAAGTTGGGGGATTATTTCAAGTTgcgattgattgattgatattCTTTAATTGCGTTGAAGACTGGGGAAAGGAAGAGAGGCGTGGGTTGAGGAGGATAATGTGTATACTTTGCGTGATTCAGAAGTGGTCGCGGAGGATTGCTACCATGTTGCCATGGCTAGTAATACCACTGATTGGGCTATGGGCTCTGTCGCAGCTCTTGCCCCCTGCGTTCCGATTTGAAATCACGTCGCCAAGGCTTGCTTGCTTGTTAGTGCTGTTGGTAACACTTTTCTGGTATGAGGTTCTCATGCCTCAGTTGTCAGCGTGGAGGGTCAGGAGGAATGATAGGCTTAGGGAAAGGAAAAGGTTTGAGGCTATTGAAAGGCAGAAGTTGAGGAAGACTGCCACCCGGAGGTGTAGGAATTGCTTGACAGCGTATCGGGATCAGAATCCTGGTGGGAGCAAGTTCATGTGCTCTTATTGTGGCCATATTTCTAAGAGGCCAGTTCTGGATTTGCCTGTCTCTCCAGGGATGGGTAATTCAGGGATATTGAAGGATCTCGTTGGCAAAGGTGGGAAGATATTGAATGGGAAGAATTGGTCAGACAATGGGTGGATATGTGGGCAGGATTGGCTGGAGAACGGTAATTGGGTTGTTGGGCCTTTTGCCGGAAAGTCCAATCGGAAGAGGAATGGCATTGGTGGTGGCTTATTTGGAGGGGATGATGATCATTGTCTTGCAGAAAAATCTTATTCtcgtgtttttctttttgcttgCAAAATATTAACTGCTTTTTTACTGAGCATCATGTGGATTTGGAGAAAGGTTTTTAGGATTAGTTCGTCCGGTGATGATACATCATCTGATTCAGAACGCAGAGGAATGCTGGACAATCAAAGCGAAAATGGGGGGAACGGTCAGGAGAGTAGAGGAGAGAAAGCTCGAAGAAAAGCTGAGGAGAAGAGGCAGGCTAGATTAGAGAGGGAACTACTGGAAGAGGAGGAAAGAAAGCAGCGCGAAGAGGTCGCAAGGCTAGTTGAAGAACAGAGGAGATTACGAGATGAGAAACTGGAAGCTGAAAAAGATCGCAGTAAGGGGTCTCCCCGAGCTAAGGAAAGAGATAGTAGAAAAGAATCTGAAAGAAAGCGCCAGGAAAGAAGGAAGGAGAAAGACAGAGGATCAAGTAAAAGCAACTCAGATGTTGAGGAGTTGGAAAAGCGAGTCGGCAAAGAAAGTGACAATAACAAGAGGAGTGACAGTGATAGACGGGACCAACAGAGAAGTACACCTGAAAGTATGAAAGCTCATGGTACAGAACTGGGGCATGGATTTAAGGGTGCTGCTGCAGGCAATCATAACCGAGGGAATGCTGGAACAAGATATTTTGATCGCATGAGGGGcacatttttatcttcttctaGAGCATTTACTGGGGGTGGTTTTTTTGGAAAGAACACGAACATGCCAATTGTTTCAAGAGAACAGAAACCAAGCCCATTGCTAGAAAATGCTCAAACTGTTGCATATAGAAAAGAAGTGGCACAGCCTGACCAGGCTTCTGGTAGACCAACTGTAAATGTAGATGACAAGGGTTCTAACCGCCCGGTAAGTTGCTTCACGTGttatgttttctttcttttgtttgcTGTGTTTTTTTGGGGGGTGGGGGCTCAGTTGATGGGTGGGATCTGCTGTTGAACGCTAATTGCATTCTGTAAAGTATATATGATCTGTCAAAAGTTTTACTACTAATCAGTTATTTGATGTTCTGGGATATTTCATTTGCAGTTCCTAGTCTAATACTTATCCCTCATATAAAAATAGCACATCTTgaaatgacacgggttttaatgcgaAACTGTTAAAGTAGGTGAGAGATAGTAAGAAAACGCGAGTGGAGAATGGGGTCCACCTCACTACAGAGAAAAAAGGTTACCAAAGATAGAtatgtctatttttatgggacggggggagtagtTTGAAATGCAACATGGGAAACTGAAATTGTGAGCTTGTAGAGAGATTGTTAGGCAGTCATTATCAGCGTCTAATCATTTAGTTGACATATTGTTTGAGATGAAATTCTCATTTATGCAATTGGTTCTTCTACAGGTGCTCATTGAACACCAACCAAGTACAGCCCCTAAAAAGTCGTGGCAGCAACTATTTGCACGTTCACCGCCTGTTAGTGCCCCCTCCAACACAAATGTTATAAGCAGACCAACTGGGAATCATAAAGCAGAAGTTCAGAACACCCCTTTTCCTGGTAACCCTTCCACAACACAATCAGTTGACAATCCTATCGATTTTGGGCTGCAGTCTCCATTTAGTCTACCATCATTTCCCTTTGAATCGAGTAGTAGCAGTACAGTTCTTCCGTTATCTTCCGAATCTATTCAACCTAAAAGGGCAGATAAACAACATCAATTTCTGCTAGAGGAGACAGAGGTTTTTGAAGACCCCTGTTATGTTCCAGATCCAATATCCTTGCTTGGACCAGTTTCTGAATCACTCGATAGCTTTCAGCTGGATCTGGGTTTTGTCGATACTGGAATGGAAAAACCATCTGCGGTGAAGACTAAATCTGCACCTTCCAAAGTTACCAAGCCATCGCCAATAGAGTCTCCATTATCGCGGTCACGTGTTTCAGAGGATAGCTCTAATGGCTTAAATGGCAATGGCACCTGGCAGATGTGGAATAGCTCTCCTCTTGTTCAGGATGGTCTTGGTTTGGTTGGTGGGCCTGTCAACTGGCTTTTGCATCCAGAGATGAACTTGTTGAACAAGGAAGATAATATGCGTCATGTACCACATAAAACAATGGCTTCACTGTTCAAGAAGGATGAACAAGCCTCTTCCGGACCTCATCCTCCCCAGCATGTTCTATTTGGGAATTCTCAAAATGGTGGAACAATTAATACATCTGGGCCTGGAATTTCTGATGGACCGTGGTTGCCAAGAACTTTATTTGGACAAACTTCTGATAATCAAGCGGCAATGAAGCCTATGGGGGAAATTGTTCAGAATGGCCTAATTTATGGAAATACTAGCGGACCTCCTGCTAACCATCAATTTGACATGTCTACTTCTAGTTGTTGGACTAGGTAAGCATAATATGCTGAATTATATTGCATACCTTTCTCTTGGTTTCAGTTTCCTGGTATGGCATAGTCAATTATAGAGAAATTTACTGGATGTGTGCCACACATTATCTGAATAGATATTGCTATGTGTCTCTTACTTCACATGTCTAATATTGGGAGTAATGTGTGTTTATTCGTATATTTGAATTGGATCATTAGCTTGGAATTGTTCTTTAGCCCACACTACGGCATCAGACACTCGTCGGAATGTTAATAGCTTATTCTAGGAATACTTTATACAGTGGGTACTTCTTTAGTGATCAAAAGTATATTTGGCCAAAGACTACATTCTTCTTTTGCCTGCTCATTTGGAGAATTTGGCCCTCCTAATTATACCTCTTTTCTTTTAGGGATGTCTTTCATAGGTCAGAGTCATGATGGAAGTTGGAGTAGGATTGGAATTGAGTTGATACTTCTCTACTGGTGCTCTCGATTGTAGTTGTCGAGTGCATGAGAACTCGACATGTCCATGATGTACTATGGGCTACAAAAAAATCCCCAGCTATGATTGGTCTTGTTAAGAATTCTCATTTTGAATATGATTTAagattggatattgcagtctcGTGTGCCATAGCCACCTATTCTAGTTCCTAACAGAAACTGATTAGGGCTGTAAAATGGTTCTTGTCAAATTCATTTGTATAAATTGGACGGTGTTTGTAAAATGGTTTGAATGAGCAATGTCTCATTTTGCtgtggtgtttgtgtttgcaGAAAAGAATGGACAGTGGCGGGTTCACGAGAAAATGTTGGAAGCTCTCCTATGAATAGGCCTCACATCGGAGGCCTCTACTCACCACCGGATGTACAGTCTCTTTGGTCATATGAGTAGataggaaaggaaaaaaagaaaaagaaggaaacaATGAAAGACAAATAGCCTCTTGTGGACTCGATTTCCTCCTGTTGTGAAGAGGCAAATAGCCTCTTTTCTGGAGATCTATATAATACAGGATTCCAATTGTATCTTCCTTCTTTTCTATACAAGggagattttaattttagaaaattactTGTGATCATATATGCATGCCGCGTTTCCAGGTATAATTAATTCCATTTATATGCTTTTGTTGTTACGCCtgttatatggagtactttcTTCGTCCATAGAAATAGTTCATTTAGGggttgacacgagttttaatgtgtaattgataaagtataagaagaagaaaaagtagttgtaATTGTGGAGTGCATTGTAGGGCCtataaatgatgaaataaaaatatgacctATTTCTATGTAGGGACGGAGTAATCCTAATAAATCAGTGCAtgttctgttttttttaagaGAGGGGGATAAGCTTGATCACCTTGATTCAAATATAAGTGTTCGTGAGAAAATTTCAGAATATACTTAGTAAtagaattttgaaatatatttggaTTGGGATCGTgttattgtttgaattttgattgtCTAGTTGTGAAATGTATCACCAAAGGTTATAATTGTACTTGAGCAGATCCTAATAATCAAGTGTTGCTCTTTTTTACATTGccaaaatatctaaaataaaataagtgatcCATCTCAATTTAGATCAACTCCATAGGATATAACAATGTGAGATCCGAAAATTAGCATAAAGATAAAAATGCGTAACAAATAACAATCAGATGGAATTCAAATCACAATCATCAAAAACAAAACCTAGGCTTCTGAAACTTGACATGTCTGAAACTCCTCTGTTTCCCCAGTTTGGTGTGGTGGTGGAGGCTCCTCCCCTTGCCATGTCCAAACAATATCCTTCAGAGATGGCCTCATCTCTTTCTTCACCAGCTTCTCAAACTCCAATGTGTCTCCGTTCGCCTTCTTCATCTCGACTAAATGAAAGTTCGGGGCAACCTCAAAGATCTCTGCATCAATGGACAACACCCCTTTTCTCCCTTCCCTCGATCCATTGAATTTAATATGTCCTCCAtccttcttcatcatcttcagcTTCAGACGCGTGGCTACTTCCTCTAGCTTCGAGGTGATGATCTTGGCGGTCTTGTTGGACGTGAACTTGATCTCTTTCTTCAGCTCACCGCCCTCGAACAAGCCAGAGAGGTCGAAGCCAGCTGAGAGGGAGATTATTTCAAAGGCATTCAGATTCACAGGTTCAGACTTCTTCATGTCCATATCAAGAATTGCTTCTTTCGTGTTGGCGTTTTTCGAGGATCTTGATTTCAGACCTTTACGAAACCAAGAATTCTCCATGATCTTGGATGTGGAGATCCTTGTGTTCGGATTTGGACACAAAATCTTGGAAATCAGCCTACGCGCATCAGGTGGGATCCAGTTCGGATACTTGAACTCCGCCTTGCCAATTTTCCTGTACATCTCCATCAAGTTCGAATCCTGGAATGGAAGATGACCGGATAGCAACACAAACAAGATCACACCACAAGACCAGATGTCGGCCTTTGCACCATCATATCCTCGTCTGCTGATGACCTCAGGTGCAACATAGGCAGGTGTTCCGCACATTGTGTGAAGCAATCCATCTTGTTGCCTTGTTTCCACTAGAGCACTCAATCCAAAGTCAGAGATTTTCAAGTTCCCGTGTTCATCCAGCAGTAAGTTCTCAGGTTTCAGATCCCGGTGATAAACACCCCTACTATGGCAGAAATCAACAGCATTGATCAGCTGTTGAAAAAGTTTCCTCGCAGCGTCCTCTTTCATCATCCCCTTCGTCACCTTGTTGAAAAGCTCACCTCCTCTTACATACTCCATTACGAAATAGATCTTCCCTTTGGTGGCCATAACCTCGTAAAGCTGCACAACATTCGGATGCCTAACAAGTTTCATCACAGAAATCTCTCTCTTGATCTGTTCCACCATCCCAACCTTGACAATCTTCTCTTTGTCAATCACTTTAATGGCCACACTTTCACCGTTGTTCATATCCCTCGCGTGGTAGACCTTCGCAAAAGTACCTTGCCCGAGTAACTTCCCAAACTCATACCTTTGCATCAAGACACCTCCTTTACTATCCATTCTGACTCAAGACCTACTTTACAAACTAAACTTCAAGAAAGCATCAACTCAACCGTCTTCGTCTTCACAAACATCATCACAACAATGCCTAACTAGATTTGTCTTCTCACATAAGATATAGATGGAAAGAGGACTAAACTGGCCGATCTCATCGAAGACAAAGAAGGGCGGCTCGGATAGAGCTTCCACCTCATCAAAGCCGGAGAAAGACTGTCTCACCGGTAAACACATCTTTCAGCATTCCCCGGTATTTGTCTTCAACAAGAGAATACTGAGTGATCAAAATGTTTCAACTAGATAGGAACAGCTCTAAGCTGAAATAATCACAAAGTTTATGATCAGAATTCATCAAGAGCATGAAAACAATTTTGtacaactattttttttcctcaagCTATTAGATTCAACAAGATCAAAGCTTAAAAATACAATCTTATGATCAGAATTCATATATGGCATCTTCATGAAAATTGAGAATTCTACAACATACTCTTCCTGATTAAGGTTTATGATTAGTGAAGAACATGAAAACAATTTTGTAGAATTATATAACTATTTTCCACCAAGCTATTAAAGATTCAACAAGATCAAAGCttaaaaaatacaatcttTGGTGTGCGTTTGTTCTACATATCAAAAACATACATACAATAATTCAAGAAGCCTAAATTCCCATACGTCGCACATATAAAAAGGGGAATCCCAGAATCATAAACCGTGAATGGATCTGATAAACAgtacctaaaaaaaaaaagaatcttTCACACAACCCACCACAAATAGCAAGAAAATAGCAGAGAAAATGAATCAATCTGCAAATTCAGATAGTACCTTTTTCAATTGGAAACCCAGGGTGGAAAGAGACGTAGGGAAATTGAATCAAGAAAGAGGTGAGTGGTTTGGTTTTTGAGTGTGAGAAGAAATTAGGATGCGACAAGCTAGCTACTGTTAAATATACCAACTCCAGGTCTACAGCTAATCATTATTGGACtattaactaaataaattagtactccatccgtctcttATAATTTGTCtcttataatttgtcaccatttgatttgacacagattttaagaaatatacttcctctgttccatagtaatggagacgtttcttttcgccacgaagattaagaaaaattgtgttaggtaagttaagtaaagggagagaaaagtagaaaatgaaaaagataaagagatgaagagaaaataaagtaagagagagtaaagtatgtgtggaaaaatgtattgacttttactaaaaagggaaatgactctattacttaTGGAACGTccaccaaaatgacaaaatgactctattactatggaacggagggagtagtagaaagtgggttgaaaaagttagtggcttgtggatcctacttttatatagtattagttttatctaataaaatgtgagtgagaatgagttagtggaatgtatggtccactacaaaaaatggtaaaagtgaaaggtggcaaatttttagggacgaacgaaaatggaaataagtgacaaattttcagggacggagggagtaataatttgtcacttatttcctatttcatccgtccctaaaaatttgtcacattttacttttaccatttttggtaatggacctcatattccactaactctttctcactcatattttattttaaaactaatatataaaaataggacccacatgccactaactttttctaacacactttctattatatttcttaaaacccgtgccgagttaaatggtgacgaattttgatagacggagggagtattattatttgaaagtTGATACGAAATTAGAGAATAGTCATCGGTCTTCAGTtaccactaaatttttttagtacttCCACCCCCCTATGTAATAGgaattctatttaattatgatatgaattttaataaatactccctctgtcccattaaaaatgcaacgttttccttttttggttgtcccattaaaaatgaaacgtttcctaaaatggaaacaactctatctctactttttcatctctcttactttactctctcatcattaactcacaaaacaacactacataaaatcccgtgccgatttccaaatgttgcattttaagtgggacggagggagtataaagaaaagtgattgaataagatagtggaatatgagttctatttatatatattagttttataataaaatgtgaatagaatAAATTGGTAGAATGTGGAATCAATTTACCaattatggtaaaaatgaaatatgactcttattatgagaCGAACCTAAATGACATAACATAACTCTTATTATGAGACAAAGAgaccaattaatttttttaaacaggAGTATATTCTTTATGCTCTGTTTTGTGGTGATGCCAGAGCAGTTTTAATAGTAACACCGAAGACCTTCTACCCTATTTTACAAATTGCCCTTTCGATCAACTATTTGCTCGTTAtagtgagagaaaaaatatttatgttatcTTTGTTttacaccttttttttttattcaaatcaGATCCATATTTCCTCTAAATTGAGGATCTATTGATTAGAGATGAAACATTTTACAACTAATCTTTagatatattttgaattcatatgaatgtaatttttaataaaaataaatcacaaaatctATAAAAACTGGTCATACTAGTAtacaactaaaagaaaaaattaactttgtataaatataagcctataagaatatttgaatttaagttgttttattggaaaaaaaaaatctaaaagtGACGTGAGTTAAGAATGAAGAGTTGGGAACTGGATTAATCAAAGTAAAATATTCATTGTGAAATTTGATGggcataattaccataaaaaGTTGCTTAATGGAAAAGCAGtgacaatttttcattaattagcTCCaccaaattataataattgataagtCAGCATTTGAATTTTCGACTAAGGATGCCCTTCACCATATTAGTatgaatttcaattcaaattccAATCTTCGACCTCTAAAAATATCTAtacatatttatgttttatgtttatggaaagtgaaatttatgagagagaaaaaaatattccacaaaaaatagtctcagaAATGGATGACACGGGGTGAAATTGGTAAAGCAAAAGAGATATAGAAAAAAAGGGATAAAGTATAGGAGAGAGGAGAAAGagtctattttaaaaaatgaaactactctctccgtcccattgaagatgtctcactttcctttttggtttgtctcatttaagatgactcattactaaatatagaaacatctttctctctactctattccatctctcttactttactctctacATTTCacactcaaaaaaaaaaattgcataaattctCGTGCCGCCTAAGGAAGGGATCATCTTCCctgaaacagagggagtatttttttttgaacatttaaaatagcaaaatgaaactattttttcgGAGATAGAATACTATTATCTATTATGACATAATGAATTATGTGTCCAAATTCATGGATCATgaagtgtgtgttgttgttTTATCTGTCCAAAGTCATATATAGTGGGGGGCCGTGACTAACGCGTGTGAAACATGATTTTATACCAATTTAATTGTTAGAAGTATACAATTTGTAAATTTCGTTTCATATTAGTCAAGCTTGAGTTGAGTTATATTGCTTTCCGCAAGCCATGTCTTTTGTTGTACCCTAATTTTGTCATATCATCATTTTCCTTGTATCAGACCACAACTACTACAACCTCGTACTTCTACTTATACCACAACttgttataaaaatgacaataacaAGCTGCCACgcggcaatcataaaaaatgctcaagggtaaattttcaagacctgcaatatccaatacgctagactgtAATTTTTCCCGTCTGCAATATcctagactgcaatctataaaTTGCAGTGTAGCGTTCATACTATTGCAGTCtaacgtttataatattgcagtctaacgtttataatattgcagtctagcatgatgtcacagtgtcactttaagaggtgttgtcattttaacgcacccctatatatatatatatcatttttcattattacataattaaaattaaaataactaataaatgacattaattaaaatatgaaaattacgtaaattcaaatttctaaAAAGTTACGATGCAATATGAACTATAATGCTTAAATCTTTTGGAGCGTGACCAAATTTTTCAACGAAAATGGCTTGGAGGTGTACGTAGGTATGTTCTTCACGCATAAAAGCTCGTCGACTTGAAATTTCCTGAAATTCTGCAGGAGCATCTTAAGTTGTGGGTCGATTGTGAGCCCCAAGCTAGAACAACCTTGTTCATCACCATAACTataatacatgcatatgtGACACTGAAGATGCATGATCGATATTCCAAACATGTCAGACCTTTGACTATCACCTAACATGCTTGTAGTACACCGAAAAAGTGCCTTAATCTCAGAGTCatgcaaattaaaaacatgTAGAGTTTGCGCAACttgatcaagatgaatgatcAATGGATTAAGCAAGCTACTATCTACTGGTCGTTGGATATGCAAACGGAGAGACTTAGGACTTTCAAGACCTTAACCCACAATACTATGATTTAGTAAAGGGAAGTAAGGGTCGAAGCTTGTAGAATTGTGTTTGAGACATTGGGAGGTTTTTGGCTGCGGCCACATTTTCCAGGGGGTTAAGTTTGGACTAAGTGACTGAACTGAATTACTTACTATGCTAAATGGATCAACTAACCTAGACAAACTCAAAACTGAGAATCATGTTGGATTGATCAACTAAACTAAGGATGGGAAGGTAAAAGTACTCGGGATCACTGACACAAATGAACGCACTACTAAAAAGCTGTAAACTACGAAAAGGTGACATGGACTGCTACTCTAACTAACTACGACCTTCTTCTTCGCTAAGCAACTTAATAAAACAACTACGACatatgaaaacagagcaactaACATGAAAGTAGGAAACATACAAATTAAACATAGATCTATGTAAATCGAACAGAAATAAAACATATCTATAATATCTATCCTAATCTCATGCAAGTTGACGAACTAAACTCAAATCTAACtactagaaataaaaaatagaacaacAAGCAATCATCAGAACAAAACATAACTCAGAGATTATCAACTCAAAACCAACATGCATCGCAAACTACATCTCAGGCTCAGATCTAAACTTAAAACACTAAAATTATGCAGATCTAACTTCGACTCAGaacaaaactaaaactaaacgAAAGAAACGAAATCAGAGAACATCtgatccaaaaaaaattgtattaaaaacTCCATTTCATAAACGATCTTCAGTAAACATAACTAAAACAGAATTCCAAACACAGATTTAAGCATCGATCAACAAACGGAAAGTAACTAGAGTAGTAACTAAGAgaaaaacatcaaaacaacCAGGCTTCGAaaaagataaactaaaaacagaGTAGCAATTGTTTTGACCCCTCGGGGTTTAAGGAAAACACAAACGATGAAGACTTCTTGCAGATCTAGGTTCCTCCTTCCttgatgaggaagaagagaaggatTTGGTGGTAGA is drawn from Salvia hispanica cultivar TCC Black 2014 chromosome 6, UniMelb_Shisp_WGS_1.0, whole genome shotgun sequence and contains these coding sequences:
- the LOC125194235 gene encoding CBL-interacting protein kinase 2-like, with amino-acid sequence MDSKGGVLMQRYEFGKLLGQGTFAKVYHARDMNNGESVAIKVIDKEKIVKVGMVEQIKREISVMKLVRHPNVVQLYEVMATKGKIYFVMEYVRGGELFNKVTKGMMKEDAARKLFQQLINAVDFCHSRGVYHRDLKPENLLLDEHGNLKISDFGLSALVETRQQDGLLHTMCGTPAYVAPEVISRRGYDGAKADIWSCGVILFVLLSGHLPFQDSNLMEMYRKIGKAEFKYPNWIPPDARRLISKILCPNPNTRISTSKIMENSWFRKGLKSRSSKNANTKEAILDMDMKKSEPVNLNAFEIISLSAGFDLSGLFEGGELKKEIKFTSNKTAKIITSKLEEVATRLKLKMMKKDGGHIKFNGSREGRKGVLSIDAEIFEVAPNFHLVEMKKANGDTLEFEKLVKKEMRPSLKDIVWTWQGEEPPPPHQTGETEEFQTCQVSEA
- the LOC125193384 gene encoding stress response protein NST1-like isoform X2, which translates into the protein MCILCVIQKWSRRIATMLPWLVIPLIGLWALSQLLPPAFRFEITSPRLACLLVLLVTLFWYEVLMPQLSAWRVRRNDRLRERKRFEAIERQKLRKTATRRCRNCLTAYRDQNPGGSKFMCSYCGHISKRPVLDLPVSPGMGNSGILKDLVGKGGKILNGKNWSDNGWICGQDWLENGNWVVGPFAGKSNRKRNGIGGGLFGGDDDHCLAEKSYSRVFLFACKILTAFLLSIMWIWRKVFRISSSGDDTSSDSERRGMLDNQSENGGNGQESRGEKARRKAEEKRQARLERELLEEEERKQREEVARLVEEQRRLRDEKLEAEKDRSKGSPRAKERDSRKESERKRQERRKEKDRGSSKSNSDVEELEKRVGKESDNNKRSDSDRRDQQRSTPESMKAHGTELGHGFKGAAAGNHNRGNAGTRYFDRMRGTFLSSSRAFTGGGFFGKNTNMPIVSREQKPSPLLENAQTVAYRKEVAQPDQASGRPTVNVDDKGSNRPVLIEHQPSTAPKKSWQQLFARSPPVSAPSNTNVISRPTGNHKAEVQNTPFPGNPSTTQSVDNPIDFGLQSPFSLPSFPFESSSSSTVLPLSSESIQPKRADKQHQFLLEETEVFEDPCYVPDPISLLGPVSESLDSFQLDLGFVDTGMEKPSAVKTKSAPSKVTKPSPIESPLSRSRVSEDSSNGLNGNGTWQMWNSSPLVQDGLGLVGGPVNWLLHPEMNLLNKEDNMRHVPHKTMASLFKKDEQASSGPHPPQHVLFGNSQNGGTINTSGPGISDGPWLPRTLFGQTSDNQAAMKPMGEIVQNGLIYGNTSGPPANHQFDMSTSSCWTRDVFHRSES
- the LOC125193384 gene encoding stress response protein NST1-like isoform X1; the protein is MCILCVIQKWSRRIATMLPWLVIPLIGLWALSQLLPPAFRFEITSPRLACLLVLLVTLFWYEVLMPQLSAWRVRRNDRLRERKRFEAIERQKLRKTATRRCRNCLTAYRDQNPGGSKFMCSYCGHISKRPVLDLPVSPGMGNSGILKDLVGKGGKILNGKNWSDNGWICGQDWLENGNWVVGPFAGKSNRKRNGIGGGLFGGDDDHCLAEKSYSRVFLFACKILTAFLLSIMWIWRKVFRISSSGDDTSSDSERRGMLDNQSENGGNGQESRGEKARRKAEEKRQARLERELLEEEERKQREEVARLVEEQRRLRDEKLEAEKDRSKGSPRAKERDSRKESERKRQERRKEKDRGSSKSNSDVEELEKRVGKESDNNKRSDSDRRDQQRSTPESMKAHGTELGHGFKGAAAGNHNRGNAGTRYFDRMRGTFLSSSRAFTGGGFFGKNTNMPIVSREQKPSPLLENAQTVAYRKEVAQPDQASGRPTVNVDDKGSNRPVLIEHQPSTAPKKSWQQLFARSPPVSAPSNTNVISRPTGNHKAEVQNTPFPGNPSTTQSVDNPIDFGLQSPFSLPSFPFESSSSSTVLPLSSESIQPKRADKQHQFLLEETEVFEDPCYVPDPISLLGPVSESLDSFQLDLGFVDTGMEKPSAVKTKSAPSKVTKPSPIESPLSRSRVSEDSSNGLNGNGTWQMWNSSPLVQDGLGLVGGPVNWLLHPEMNLLNKEDNMRHVPHKTMASLFKKDEQASSGPHPPQHVLFGNSQNGGTINTSGPGISDGPWLPRTLFGQTSDNQAAMKPMGEIVQNGLIYGNTSGPPANHQFDMSTSSCWTRKEWTVAGSRENVGSSPMNRPHIGGLYSPPDVQSLWSYE